One window from the genome of Nicotiana sylvestris chromosome 9, ASM39365v2, whole genome shotgun sequence encodes:
- the LOC104210441 gene encoding transcription factor bHLH130-like, which produces MFSSTVPISIEMDKFNSFLFASGGGGSSNFKNGGELQGMENEFLRNKEIMSSDYFQQQSSQIHQQQSNNNGGGLTRYRSAPSSFFAGILDGDGNNSGDNFITHDGSSSSDSESMFTALLNNNNDNNNNNNNNNNNVTVSGTRDLNDQISKNQLQFASSSSSSMKQEIGEEIKFASSAMGSYGVGVQMQSGVRLSNVNGGGSNNLIRQSSSPAGFFNGFDITREVGNYRASSGANMSFSSAQSSTSNFMPSIAENESWNDSSFHSLKRNRDGDLKVFSNDFNGITSPNGESRNYTTSGLTHHLSLPKTSSEMAAIEKYLQFQQDSVPCKIRAKRGCATHPRSIAERMRRTRISERMKKLQDLFPNMDKQTNTADMLDLAVDYIKDLQKQVQTLTDKKAKCSCPSKQLQYSNGTT; this is translated from the exons ATGTTTAGTAGCACAGTGCCAATTTCAATAGAAATGGACAAATTCAATAGTTTCTTGTTTGCAAGTGGCGGTGGTGGTTCTTCAAATTTTAAGAATGGTGGTGAATTACAAGGAATGGAAAATGAGTTTTTAAGGAACAAAGAAATCATGAGTTCTGATTATTTTCAGCAACAGTCATCACAAATCCATCAGCAGCAGAGTAATAATAATGGTGGGGGGTTAACGAGGTACAGGTCAGCTCCAAGCTCGTTTTTCGCCGGAATTCTTGACGGAGACGGCAATAATTCCGGTGACAATTTTATTACTCATGATGGATCTTCGAGTTCGGATTCTGAATCCATGTTCACTGCCTTGttgaacaacaacaacgacaacaacaacaacaacaataataataataataatgttacAGTTTCTGGTACTCGGGATCTGAATGATCAGATTAGCAAAAATCAGCTGcagtttgcttcttcttcttcttcttctatgaaGCAGGAGATTGGAGAGGAGATAAAATTTGCTTCTTCTGCTATGGGATCATATGGTGTAGGAGTGCAAATGCAAAGTGGAGTGAGGTTGAGTAATGTAAATGGTGGTGGCTCTAATAATCTTATTAGGCAAAGCAGTTCACCTGCTGGATTTTTCAATG GATTTGATATAACAAGAGAAGTTGGGAATTATAGAGCAAGTAGTGGGGCTAATATGAGCTTCTCATCTGCTCAATCTTCTACCTCAAATTTCATGCCTAGCATTGCTGAGAATGAATCTTGGAATGACTCTTCCTTCCATTCTTTAAAGAGAAATAGAGATGGTGATCTCAAAGTGTTTTCTAATGATTTCAATGGAATAACTAGTCCG AATGGTGAATCAAGAAACTACACTACTTCTGGTTTAACTCACCATTTAAGCTTGCCCAAAACATCTTCTGAGATGGCTGCTATAGAAAAATACCTGCAGTTTCAACAAGATTCAGTACCTTGTAAAATTCGTGCCAAAAGAGGCTGTGCTACTCACCCAAGAAGTATTGCAGAGAGG ATGAGACGGACTCGGATTAGTGAAAGGATGAAAAAACTTCAAGATCTTTTTCCAAATATGGATAAG CAAACCAACACAGCTGATATGTTAGATTTGGCAGTTGATTACATTAAAGACCTTCAGAAACAAGTCCAG ACACTGACAGATAAAAAGGCGAAATGCTCGTGCCCGAGTAAACAGCTGCAATATTCAAATGGAACAACATGA